The DNA window AAACGAGGTGCCCGTGATACCTGGGTACCAAGGAGCCGACCAAAGCACCGAAACGCTGAGTCAGGCTGCCCATGACATTGGGTTTCCGGTATTGCTCAAAGCCACTGCCGGAGGTGGGGGCAAAGGCATGCGCATTGTGCATACGGCTAAAGAACTCAACGGGGCGATTGATGCAGCCAAACGCGAAGCCCAAAATGCTTTTGGCAATGATGAGTTGATCATTGAAAAATACATTGCTTCGGGGCGCCATATCGAATTCCAGATTTTGGGCGATCAACACGGCAAAGTAGTGCATATCTTAGAGCGTGAGTGTACCATTCAGCGGCGTTACCAAAAGGTAATAGAAGAAAGCCCCTCGCCTGTGCTTACTCCCGAATTGCGCCAAAAAATGGGCGAAGCAGCCCTCAAAGCAGCCCAGGCACTTAATTATGACAATGCCGGAACGGTAGAGTTTATTTTTGACGACCAAAGCCAACAGTTTTATTTTTTGGAGGTAAACACCCGCCTACAGGTAGAGCACCCCGTAACCGAAGAAATCACTGGGCTAGACCTGGTACAACTACAAATAGAAATAGCCGAAGGGCACCCCTTGGCGTTGAACCAAGCCGACATACAAGCCAATGGCTATGCGGTGGAGTGTCGTTTGTATGCCGAGGATGCCGCCAATGATTTTTTACCTGTAACAGGTACCATTCAGCAATGGAGCGTGCCCAATGTAGAGGGCTTACGGGTAGAAACCGCCATTCAGAGTGGGGCAGAGATTTCTATGCACTATGACCCAATGATTGCCAAGCTTATTGTGTGGGATGCTCAACGTACTACAGCTCATCGTAAAATGAAGTATGTGTTGCGCCACCTTCAGTGCCTGGGTATTACTACCAATCAAGATTTTTTGATTCAGTTGTTTGACCATCCCCATATTACCCAAGGCAAATATGACACACACTTTCTTGTCAACGAATTTAACCTAAAACCTTCGGGAGGGATGCAGGGCAGCCTGGAAACCAAAGCAGGCATGGCGGCTACTCTATACAATTGGCAACAACGTCAACACCAACGCGCTTTGTTACGTGGTGTGCCTTCGGGCTGGCGCAGCAATTTTTATGCACATCAAAAAGAAGTGTATACACTGGAAACCACTCGGGATGGAAAAAAACACAGCGAAGAGATTGTCATCAAATACCGTTACCTCAACCACCAACAATTTGAATTTATAGTAGGCAACACCACCGAACAAGTCAAACTGGTCGAAGCTGCAAATAATCAAGTGTGTTTTGAGGCGAGCGGCATTCGTTACATCTTTTATTTGGCTAAATCTCAACAAACTTACTACCTACGCAACGAACACTTGGGTGGGGCAACCCTGAAACTGCAAGACCGATTGCCCCAAAAAGAAGCCGAAAAAGTAAAAGGTGGCTACGAAGCCCCTATGCCTTCACAAATTATCAAGGTATTGGTAGCGCAAGGGCAAGAAGTAAAATCGGGGGATGGATTGATCGTGCTTTCTTCCATGAAAATGGAAAACACCATCGCTGCTGACGAGG is part of the Microscilla marina ATCC 23134 genome and encodes:
- a CDS encoding acetyl/propionyl/methylcrotonyl-CoA carboxylase subunit alpha, which codes for MINSILIANRGEIASRVIRTCRKMGIRSVAVFSDADRDALFVQEADTAIHLGESNPQTSYLNQEKLLAVCAQHQVDAVHPGYGFLSENAEFARKCQAAGVIFIGPRAEAIEAMGSKSNAKTIMKQNEVPVIPGYQGADQSTETLSQAAHDIGFPVLLKATAGGGGKGMRIVHTAKELNGAIDAAKREAQNAFGNDELIIEKYIASGRHIEFQILGDQHGKVVHILERECTIQRRYQKVIEESPSPVLTPELRQKMGEAALKAAQALNYDNAGTVEFIFDDQSQQFYFLEVNTRLQVEHPVTEEITGLDLVQLQIEIAEGHPLALNQADIQANGYAVECRLYAEDAANDFLPVTGTIQQWSVPNVEGLRVETAIQSGAEISMHYDPMIAKLIVWDAQRTTAHRKMKYVLRHLQCLGITTNQDFLIQLFDHPHITQGKYDTHFLVNEFNLKPSGGMQGSLETKAGMAATLYNWQQRQHQRALLRGVPSGWRSNFYAHQKEVYTLETTRDGKKHSEEIVIKYRYLNHQQFEFIVGNTTEQVKLVEAANNQVCFEASGIRYIFYLAKSQQTYYLRNEHLGGATLKLQDRLPQKEAEKVKGGYEAPMPSQIIKVLVAQGQEVKSGDGLIVLSSMKMENTIAADEDGTVAEIYTEEGASVEARFLLVKVD